In Pyrus communis chromosome 1, drPyrComm1.1, whole genome shotgun sequence, the following are encoded in one genomic region:
- the LOC137730362 gene encoding threonine--tRNA ligase, chloroplastic/mitochondrial 2-like, which produces MKLTKRITTLNEPYKLEILNSIKEDPITIYHIGDEWWDVCAGPHVEKTGNINRKAVELESIAGACWRGDEKKPMLHRIYGTAWESEDQLKAYLHFKEEAKRRDHRRLGQVLDLFSIQVLSSDNPNYGCMLPLATKKI; this is translated from the exons ATGAAGCTCACAAAAAGAATAACCACTCTCAACGAACCATACAAATTGGAAATTTTGAATAGTATTAAAGAAGATCCCATTACCATATATCATATTG GTGATGAATGGTGGGACGTATGTGCGGGGCCCCATGTTGAAAAAACTGGAAATATTAACAGAAAAGCTGTCGAACTTGAGTCTATTGCTGGTGCCTGCTGGAGAGGAGATGAAAAGAAACCGATGCTGCACAGGATCTATGGCACTGCATGGGAGAGTGAAGATCAATTGAAGGCATATCTTCATTTCAAAGAGGAAGCTAAACGTCGAGATCACAGGCGCCTTGGTCAAGTTCTTGACCTGTTTTCTATACAG GTGCTTTCAAGTGACAACCCCAACTATGGATGCATGCTGCCACTGgcaactaaaaaaatttaa